The nucleotide window ATGCTGATATTTCAATTATTCGAGATATTGTTTTTTCCGATCAGGGCCGCGTTATAGAAAAACTTATTTTATCCAACTTGTCTTCTCATAATGTTGAGCTTGATTTTGGAGGTGTTGCTTTTACTTTTGCTAGTTTGTTTGATTTTACGCGTATTTCATCGAACAACAATAATATTTTAAGCTATCGTTATTTCGATACCAAATTAAAAAAATCAAGGTTTCAATCATTAGGAGCAACCGGTCTAGCAAATGCTATGGCATTTGTGCCTTATCCACGATGGCTGACAATTTCTGACAATTTTTTCATTAATATTATTCGTCCTTCTGACAGCTGTATAATGGCTATTTATAATGCTTTTGATTCTGGCAGTAAAAAGCGTGTTGGTACAGGAATTCAAGTGCTTGCTACCAATATTCCTGCATATGGAGCATTAGAATTCAGTCTGGAGTATTATTTGGGACCTATGCAGGAAAATATTATCTCATCGATTGATAAAAATTATAACAAATTATTTGCTTGGCCAGGAATTTTTAATTGGTTTATGAAACCAATCGAAAAGGCAACAGTATGGTTTTTGGATTTCATGCTCCGAAAAACAGGGAGTGCTGGTTTGATGCTTGTTCTTATTGCGCTTGCTGTGAAACTTCTTCTTCTTCCGTTGTCCATAAAATCAGCAATTTCAATGAAAAAAATGCGACTGCTCCAACCGAAACTCAATAAACTTCAGGAAAAATGGGGAAGCGATCCCCAAACCCTCCAGCAAAAAACCATGGAACTCTACAAACAGGAAAAAGCAAATCCTTTAGGCGGGTGTTTGCCTCTTTTGTTGCAAATACCTGTGTTTTTTGTATTGTTTCGTGTACTATCGCGTTCAGTAGCGTTACGAGGAGCAGGGTTTCTATGGATGAAGGATCTTACACTTCCTGATTCTTTGTTTATGATAGGAAGTTTCCATTTTAATCTGCTTCCAATTATTATGACGTTGCTGCAATTGGTGTCTGTGTTACTGCAGCAAGGGCGTATGACCTCGCAGAACGAAATGCAGAAACAAATGCAAATGCAAAGTTATTTGATGCCGGTTATGTTTTTGTTTTTGTTTTGGAATATGCCCTCAGGGTTGGTGTTGTATTGGACTGTACAGAATATTTTTTCAATTATCGAACAAGAATTGATTAATCTGGATGACAGTTTAGGAAAAAAATAAAAAATAAGCCGGCAAAAACCGACTTATTTTGTGAGGATAATAATGATTTCAGAAAAAATTATCGCTGCTCCCGCTACCGCTCAAGGAATAGGAGCTGTTGGTATGATTCGTATTTCTGGTAAAGGTTGTATCAGCCAATGTGACTGTTTTTTTCGCTCGGAAAAAACGTTGAGTGATCGCAAGCCTAATACTATTGCTTATGGAAAGTGGATTGATCCGGATACTAGCCAATGCATTGATGAAGTGTTAGTAGGTATATTTCATGCTCCACACTCGTTTACAGGTGAGGAATCATTGGAAATCTGGACGCATGGTAGTCCGTTCATTATGAAGGAGATGATGCGTGTTTTGTTGGTGCATGGTATTGCAGCAGCAGCTCCGGGCGAGTTTACAATGCGGGCTTTTCTCAATGGAAAGTTAGATCTTACGGAAGCAGAAGCTATTCGAGATTTAACGCATGCGCAAACGAAAATGGCACATACCCAAGCTTTGGGACGTTTGGAAGGCAAGCTTTCTGCTAAAATTCATCACTTGCATAATGCTGTGTTGGATTTGCTTGCTATGTTGGAAGCAGCTATTGATCATGCTGATGAAGATTTAGACTTTGAAACTCAATCTCACACACTACAGAGGATCGACGAGTGTATTCTGCAAATTGATACTTTATTGCTTGGTGCTCAGACAGGCCGTATGAGCGTTGACGGGATAAAAGTTGCTTTAATTGGGCGTCCTAATGTCGGTAAATCTTCTCTTCTGAACGCATTAGCTGGTGAGGATAGAGTCATAGTCAGCGATATTGCAGGCACTACGCGGGATGTAGTGGAATTTTCAATGAGTGCACGAGGATTGCTGATAAAGTTTTTTGATACGGCGGGTATTCGGTCGACAGAGGATCCTATCGAACGTGAAGGCACAAAACGTAGCCTAAAAATTCTAGAGGAAGCAGATATGGTATTTGTTGTGATTGATACGTCACAGCAGCTTCAAGATGATGATTTAATGATATTACAGCAACTCCCTGCCGATAAAGTTTGTTTTATTCTGAATAAGTCAGATCTTCCTTGTGTGCTGTCACTGGAGAGTTTTGAGGAGGGAAGGAAAATTTCAGTTTCTGCGGCAACCGGTGATGGTTTGGAACAAATTTTTGATTTTATTGCTGAATTCTATCGAAAAGAAGGTATTGATCCTGAAAATGATATTTTAATTGCAAACGCACGGCAAGAAAATTTGCTTAAGTCGGCAAAAAAGGAACTTCAAATGGCAAAAAAATGTCTTTGTAATCAAGAGTTTGAAGAGTTAACGGTGTCTCATGTTCGAAAAGCTCGTATTTTTGTTGAAGAAATAACTGGAAAAACTAATGATAATGCTATTTTGGACAGGATTTTTTCTCAATTTTGTATAGGAAAGTAACAATAATCTTATCTTTTTCAGAAAAGTGCCGAAAAATATTTATATTTGAGAAAAGGGTAAAAAATGAAATATAATGTTTTTTGGGTATATATTGTGTTTCCACAGCTTGTTTTTACGCAGAATGTGCAGACATTTCTAGATTTTAATACTTTTGAAGAACAAATTCAACAAATATACACCAATCGTGAAAATCGTTTGGTTTCTGAGAACGGAAGTCCTGTTGCGGAATTGGGATCCGAAATGTTTATGCTCAATAATTGGCTGGTAACTTTAACAAATTCGGCAGGCGAAAATCCATTATCACAACAGGATTCCTATTCCAAAAAAATCAACAGCTCCGAACGTGGTACAGTTTTGGGAGTGCGTGTTCGTTTTCCTGATTGGCCGTTTCCCGGTGAAGCTTATATACGGCCAACTTTTCCGATCATGCCTTTTACCCGAACAGGTGCTTACGCTAATATTAATAATGGCGTTGTTACTAATGTCGGGCGGGTCAAATCTTTTTCAATATGGGTCAATGGACGTAATTTTCCCTTTACTATGGGTGTTCGTGTTCGAAATATTCAAAATAAAATTGTTGAATTTCCTGTCGGTTCGTTGATGTATATGGGTTGGCGCAAACTGGTTTATAATAATTCGCAATTTTCTGAAAGCATCGAAGACCAAATTTTGCCTGTGCATCCTATCTATCC belongs to Brevinema andersonii and includes:
- the yidC gene encoding membrane protein insertase YidC, which translates into the protein MSKKTIKKFIVYVFTVANVLMTTEIFAQTVLPHGIVYSESKNRQTNKIQAPDGSLKAMFNNYAGRAVEISINGGWNRLQNDIILSDIQHTAYPFDFIFGTYTDLITNDARPVYNISNISESQLQMRGQAMLADADISIIRDIVFSDQGRVIEKLILSNLSSHNVELDFGGVAFTFASLFDFTRISSNNNNILSYRYFDTKLKKSRFQSLGATGLANAMAFVPYPRWLTISDNFFINIIRPSDSCIMAIYNAFDSGSKKRVGTGIQVLATNIPAYGALEFSLEYYLGPMQENIISSIDKNYNKLFAWPGIFNWFMKPIEKATVWFLDFMLRKTGSAGLMLVLIALAVKLLLLPLSIKSAISMKKMRLLQPKLNKLQEKWGSDPQTLQQKTMELYKQEKANPLGGCLPLLLQIPVFFVLFRVLSRSVALRGAGFLWMKDLTLPDSLFMIGSFHFNLLPIIMTLLQLVSVLLQQGRMTSQNEMQKQMQMQSYLMPVMFLFLFWNMPSGLVLYWTVQNIFSIIEQELINLDDSLGKK
- the mnmE gene encoding tRNA uridine-5-carboxymethylaminomethyl(34) synthesis GTPase MnmE, producing MISEKIIAAPATAQGIGAVGMIRISGKGCISQCDCFFRSEKTLSDRKPNTIAYGKWIDPDTSQCIDEVLVGIFHAPHSFTGEESLEIWTHGSPFIMKEMMRVLLVHGIAAAAPGEFTMRAFLNGKLDLTEAEAIRDLTHAQTKMAHTQALGRLEGKLSAKIHHLHNAVLDLLAMLEAAIDHADEDLDFETQSHTLQRIDECILQIDTLLLGAQTGRMSVDGIKVALIGRPNVGKSSLLNALAGEDRVIVSDIAGTTRDVVEFSMSARGLLIKFFDTAGIRSTEDPIEREGTKRSLKILEEADMVFVVIDTSQQLQDDDLMILQQLPADKVCFILNKSDLPCVLSLESFEEGRKISVSAATGDGLEQIFDFIAEFYRKEGIDPENDILIANARQENLLKSAKKELQMAKKCLCNQEFEELTVSHVRKARIFVEEITGKTNDNAILDRIFSQFCIGK
- a CDS encoding flagellar filament outer layer protein FlaA, with the translated sequence MKYNVFWVYIVFPQLVFTQNVQTFLDFNTFEEQIQQIYTNRENRLVSENGSPVAELGSEMFMLNNWLVTLTNSAGENPLSQQDSYSKKINSSERGTVLGVRVRFPDWPFPGEAYIRPTFPIMPFTRTGAYANINNGVVTNVGRVKSFSIWVNGRNFPFTMGVRVRNIQNKIVEFPVGSLMYMGWRKLVYNNSQFSESIEDQILPVHPIYPDSIPLLHFDSFVIYRQGNYAGNNFISYIGSSEIEYSPYALQHDNDIDDESEWGIIRKRQENQGGAVNIRLYENLLQYEYAKQRLEYTGVKSRYQQNEQNQ